Proteins from a genomic interval of Candidatus Limnocylindrales bacterium:
- the tsaD gene encoding tRNA (adenosine(37)-N6)-threonylcarbamoyltransferase complex transferase subunit TsaD: MLILGIESSCDDTAAAVVEDGVKILSNVISSQNEFHQKYGGIVPEIASRKHVELILYVIDEALKKAGITLDDPEAIAVTYKPGLVGSLLVGLSAAKAIAYARRKPLVGVNHIEAHAYANFMEHPDLEVPHLDLTVSGGHTLLVYIKSPTEHEILGGTVDDAVGEAYDKIAKFLNLGFPGGPIIDRLAKGGDPKAIDFPRPLLNSGDYNFSFSGLKTAVTYFVREAKAQGKEVREEDLLASFQQAAVDVLVAKLLKASEEKRVSTVTLSGGVAANSLLRKTLSEKGRELGLKVVYPSLALCTDNAAIIAGLGYHLFKKGVRSGLDLSAKANLEF; encoded by the coding sequence ATGTTAATTTTAGGTATTGAATCATCCTGTGATGATACGGCGGCTGCGGTTGTAGAGGACGGGGTTAAGATCCTTTCCAATGTTATTTCTTCTCAAAACGAATTTCACCAAAAATATGGGGGGATCGTTCCGGAAATTGCTTCTCGGAAGCATGTAGAGTTGATTTTGTATGTTATTGATGAAGCCTTAAAGAAAGCCGGAATTACCCTGGATGATCCGGAGGCTATCGCAGTGACCTATAAGCCTGGGTTGGTAGGATCTTTGTTGGTTGGACTTTCGGCAGCCAAAGCTATAGCCTATGCACGTCGTAAACCGTTGGTCGGGGTCAACCATATCGAAGCCCATGCCTATGCGAATTTTATGGAACACCCGGATCTGGAAGTACCTCATCTGGATTTAACGGTGTCAGGGGGGCATACGTTATTGGTTTATATTAAGTCTCCAACAGAACATGAGATTCTCGGTGGAACCGTGGATGATGCGGTAGGAGAAGCCTATGATAAAATCGCTAAATTTTTGAATCTGGGATTTCCCGGAGGGCCCATTATCGATCGACTTGCCAAAGGTGGAGATCCCAAAGCCATTGATTTTCCTCGGCCACTTTTGAACAGTGGAGATTATAATTTCAGTTTTAGTGGGTTAAAAACAGCCGTAACCTACTTTGTTAGAGAAGCCAAAGCACAGGGTAAAGAGGTTCGAGAAGAAGACCTGTTGGCTAGTTTTCAACAGGCAGCGGTGGATGTACTGGTTGCAAAACTCTTGAAAGCCAGTGAGGAAAAACGGGTTTCTACCGTCACTTTATCCGGCGGGGTCGCTGCCAACAGCCTGTTACGGAAAACCTTATCCGAAAAAGGCCGTGAGTTGGGTTTAAAAGTGGTTTATCCCAGTCTGGCTTTGTGTACGGATAACGCTGCCATTATAGCCGGACTCGGATATCATCTCTTTAAAAAAGGGGTACGGAGTGGCTTAGACTTAAGTGCCAAAGCCAATCTGGAGTTCTAA